From Cellulomonas chengniuliangii, the proteins below share one genomic window:
- a CDS encoding FAD-dependent monooxygenase, with protein sequence MRAVVVGGGVAGPAVGLALHRAGIESVVLERRAVVDAGEGSYLTVAPNGLDALATLGSREAVEREGFRTRSNIMQGASGRRLGQLSLAGTLARDTGALTLRRSRLAATLTTRAQRSGVEVRLGARVARVEPGAAVLDDGDRVRADVIIGADGVHSLVRSAIDPEAPAGRYVGLTNFGGVTRGTPLARTLPSEAWLLVFGARAFFGAHPTPDGDVIWFVNVPRPLISRQERAATTETQWHEHLHELLRDDAGPAGELIAHGELELAGDNTIDLPHVPTWSRDGMVVVGDAAHAPSPSSGQGASLALEDSVVLAQALRDAPDVPTALAAYERVRRPRVERVVAAGARSGKTKVAGPIGRRLQDLLMPLVFRLLVTDRSTAWMYDHRIPWDDRVA encoded by the coding sequence ATGAGGGCAGTCGTCGTGGGAGGTGGCGTCGCTGGGCCGGCCGTCGGCCTCGCGCTGCACCGTGCAGGGATCGAGTCCGTCGTGCTCGAGCGCCGGGCCGTGGTGGATGCCGGGGAAGGCTCGTACCTGACCGTGGCGCCCAACGGGCTCGACGCGCTCGCGACCCTCGGCTCACGGGAAGCCGTCGAGCGCGAGGGGTTCCGCACGCGGAGCAACATCATGCAGGGCGCGTCCGGGCGCCGTCTCGGCCAACTCTCGCTCGCGGGGACGCTAGCCCGCGACACGGGCGCGCTCACGCTGCGGCGGTCACGGCTCGCCGCCACCCTCACCACGCGCGCGCAGCGCAGCGGTGTCGAGGTGCGCCTCGGCGCGCGCGTCGCCCGTGTCGAGCCGGGAGCCGCAGTCCTCGACGATGGCGACCGGGTCCGCGCCGACGTCATCATCGGAGCGGACGGAGTGCACTCGCTCGTGCGGAGCGCCATCGACCCGGAGGCTCCCGCTGGCCGCTACGTCGGCCTCACGAACTTCGGCGGCGTCACACGCGGCACGCCCCTGGCGCGCACGCTCCCATCCGAAGCGTGGCTCCTCGTGTTCGGCGCGCGCGCCTTCTTTGGTGCGCACCCCACCCCGGACGGCGATGTCATCTGGTTCGTCAACGTCCCGCGCCCGCTGATCAGCCGCCAGGAGCGCGCCGCGACGACTGAGACGCAGTGGCACGAGCACCTGCACGAGCTCCTGCGCGACGACGCAGGACCAGCCGGCGAGCTCATCGCGCACGGGGAGCTCGAACTCGCGGGGGACAACACCATCGACCTCCCGCACGTCCCGACCTGGTCCCGCGACGGCATGGTGGTCGTCGGCGACGCGGCGCACGCGCCATCCCCGAGCTCGGGGCAAGGGGCGTCGCTCGCGCTGGAGGACTCGGTGGTCCTCGCCCAGGCGCTGCGCGACGCCCCGGACGTGCCCACTGCGCTCGCGGCTTACGAGCGTGTGCGCCGCCCTCGGGTGGAGCGGGTGGTCGCCGCCGGGGCGCGCAGCGGCAAGACCAAGGTCGCCGGGCCCATTGGCCGACGTCTCCAAGACCTCCTCATGCCGCTCGTCTTTCGTCTGCTCGTGACCGACCGCAGCACCGCGTGGATGTACGACCATCGCATCCCGTGGGACGACCGCGTGGCGTGA
- a CDS encoding MarR family winged helix-turn-helix transcriptional regulator yields MTGSRQEATTAVGDALQRYQRSVQAYDDAAGRRLGVGPTDLRCLDWLVDEPRTAGQLASATGLRPAATTALIDRLERKGLVERVRSATDRRHVLVQMTDAGRAATWEVYRPLVDEGAALLDRLTVDDLERVSGLLDDLRELTDRLRARLETR; encoded by the coding sequence ATGACTGGGTCACGTCAAGAGGCGACGACTGCGGTCGGGGACGCCCTCCAGCGTTACCAGCGCAGCGTCCAGGCCTACGACGACGCCGCGGGCCGACGCCTCGGCGTCGGCCCGACCGACCTGCGCTGCCTCGACTGGCTGGTCGACGAGCCGAGGACCGCGGGCCAGCTCGCCTCCGCGACCGGTCTGCGGCCCGCCGCGACGACAGCACTCATCGACCGGCTCGAGCGCAAAGGGCTGGTCGAGCGCGTGCGGTCGGCAACAGACCGCCGGCACGTCCTCGTGCAGATGACCGACGCGGGGCGGGCTGCGACATGGGAGGTCTACCGCCCGCTCGTCGACGAGGGCGCTGCCCTGCTCGACCGGCTCACCGTCGACGACCTAGAACGGGTGAGTGGACTGCTCGACGACTTGCGCGAGCTCACCGATCGCCTCCGCGCGCGCCTCGAGACCCGCTGA
- a CDS encoding DNA-binding protein: MSDPAAPLPTNLGRPATRAFEAAGYRSLADLEGASEQELLALHGVGPRAIKILRERGVALAP; the protein is encoded by the coding sequence ATGTCCGACCCGGCCGCACCGTTGCCGACGAATCTCGGCCGTCCAGCAACCCGGGCCTTCGAGGCGGCCGGGTACCGCTCGCTTGCCGACCTCGAAGGGGCCAGCGAGCAGGAGCTCCTCGCCCTTCACGGGGTGGGCCCGCGGGCAATCAAGATCCTGCGGGAGCGAGGGGTGGCACTCGCGCCCTGA
- a CDS encoding NAD-dependent epimerase/dehydratase family protein — translation MRVLVFGGDGFCGWPSALHLSRAGHEVTIVDNLVRRRMDEELGVQSLTPIRPIEERLVAWHDATGAQIGYENIDVAHEYDPVLALLDRFRPDCIVHFAEQRSAPYSMKDSAHKRYTVDNNINGTHNLLAGLVEADLDAHLIHLGTTGVYGYETVPIDMPEGYLEVSYPDRTGATVTREILYPSRPGSVYHTTKSMDQLLFQFYAEYDRVRVTDLHQGIVWGTQTDDTRLDDRLVNRFDYDGDFGTVLNRFLMQAAIGYPLTVHGTGGQTRAFINIADSVRCVRLAVESGDQVRGRVRIMNQLAETLRVADLASIIASMFGGSVVHVSNPRREAAENELVMHNDNLRALGLDPILVGEGLMRESAEVALRYADRCDRSKIPAVSYWNRERRAAADEEEAAAAEDTS, via the coding sequence ATGAGGGTTCTCGTCTTCGGCGGGGATGGGTTCTGTGGGTGGCCCAGCGCGCTGCACCTTTCCAGGGCTGGGCACGAGGTGACGATCGTCGACAACCTCGTCCGGCGGCGCATGGACGAGGAGCTGGGGGTCCAGTCGTTGACCCCGATCAGGCCGATCGAGGAGCGTCTGGTCGCCTGGCACGACGCGACCGGGGCCCAGATCGGATACGAGAACATCGACGTGGCGCACGAGTACGACCCTGTGCTCGCGCTGCTGGACCGGTTCCGACCCGACTGCATCGTCCATTTCGCCGAGCAGCGCTCGGCGCCGTACTCGATGAAGGACAGCGCCCACAAGCGGTACACGGTCGACAACAACATCAACGGGACCCACAACCTCCTCGCCGGCCTCGTCGAGGCGGACTTGGACGCGCACCTGATCCACCTCGGGACCACCGGCGTGTACGGCTACGAGACCGTGCCGATCGACATGCCTGAGGGATACCTCGAGGTGAGCTACCCCGACCGGACCGGGGCCACGGTGACGCGCGAGATCCTGTACCCCTCCAGGCCCGGCAGCGTCTACCACACGACGAAGTCGATGGACCAGCTGCTGTTCCAGTTCTACGCCGAGTACGACAGGGTCCGCGTGACAGACCTGCACCAGGGCATCGTCTGGGGCACCCAGACGGACGACACCCGGCTGGACGACCGGCTGGTCAACCGTTTCGACTACGACGGCGACTTCGGGACGGTGCTCAACCGGTTCCTCATGCAGGCGGCGATCGGCTACCCGCTCACGGTGCACGGCACCGGCGGGCAGACGCGCGCCTTCATCAACATCGCGGATTCCGTCCGTTGCGTCCGCCTCGCCGTCGAGTCCGGGGACCAGGTCAGGGGGCGGGTGCGGATCATGAACCAGCTCGCTGAGACGCTGCGCGTCGCCGACCTCGCGAGCATCATCGCGTCGATGTTCGGGGGCTCGGTCGTCCACGTCTCCAACCCCCGCAGGGAGGCGGCCGAGAACGAGCTCGTCATGCACAACGACAACCTGCGGGCTCTCGGTCTCGACCCGATCCTCGTCGGCGAGGGGCTCATGCGGGAGTCGGCCGAGGTCGCTCTGCGCTATGCCGACCGCTGTGACCGGTCGAAGATCCCCGCGGTCTCCTACTGGAACCGTGAGCGGCGGGCGGCGGCGGATGAGGAGGAGGCGGCGGCGGCGGAGGACACCTCGTGA
- a CDS encoding glycosyltransferase yields MRASGPAPGPSEPVDARLEDLDELDAPDAVVEHYRSVDSAPIEYSVDRPPRAVNGFLVYFVALSVLVLLVITVLVSLGHVGRNRDLVLFARPGDRAAIPVRVFILIFFVAFSLSLATNLWRRLLVLVQLCGGLLLLALAVDLATVLVNLVPGITIPVAAQQVAAAILGLGLFPVVVLRNALLPDPGPIPQRRGRIAPSAWVRLLVALTLAVVLADVIAQRFEVGVTRLRDLALLGGVGPGVFLVQQLLVLIAGAIGVVLVARSRRTEFSPAVGVLIPAHNEAHGIAETIAALDRAAGVYAGSVHLYVVDNVSIDHTARIAQRAIARTTHLTATMLSCDTPGKAKALNYGLLRITEPFVVRIDADVVIGEDCLALAMRHFTDARVGAVGGVPLPAHEKTFFDRARLVEVLVRHAFFQVARMGYDGIVGVPGMLTAFRRSALDEAGPIQQGMNGEDTDVGMRLNAMGYRSIVEPRARYSTEVPRTWAHMREQRTRWFRSTYHVAGHNRRELLRTRSMAGAVVLPFGLLNAARRAMLLPILLFAVLVLGAFPRTFAGLRWQPVVAMGIGLPALVAIVVCLLLRQPKALLYIPEYLVFRLIRGYFTLAAVLSLRFPPLAAPGRREAPAPAGEAPPRGPGAPRQGPPDDRAPPPTGG; encoded by the coding sequence GTGAGAGCGTCAGGCCCGGCCCCGGGTCCGTCGGAGCCGGTCGACGCGCGGCTCGAAGATCTCGACGAGCTCGACGCCCCCGACGCGGTCGTCGAGCACTATCGCTCGGTCGACAGCGCGCCGATCGAGTACAGCGTGGACCGCCCCCCGCGAGCGGTGAACGGGTTCCTCGTGTACTTCGTGGCGCTCAGCGTGCTGGTGCTGCTGGTCATCACGGTGCTCGTCAGCCTCGGGCACGTGGGGCGGAACCGGGACCTGGTCCTCTTCGCGCGCCCGGGAGACCGTGCGGCGATCCCGGTCCGGGTGTTCATCCTCATCTTCTTCGTCGCCTTCAGCCTGAGCCTGGCCACCAACCTGTGGCGCCGCCTGCTCGTCCTCGTCCAACTGTGCGGCGGCCTGCTGCTGCTCGCGCTGGCGGTGGACCTGGCGACGGTGCTGGTCAACCTGGTTCCCGGGATCACCATCCCAGTGGCGGCACAGCAGGTGGCGGCGGCCATCCTCGGCCTGGGCCTCTTCCCCGTGGTGGTCCTGCGCAATGCCCTGCTGCCCGATCCTGGTCCCATCCCGCAGCGGCGGGGCCGGATCGCGCCCAGCGCCTGGGTCCGGCTCCTGGTCGCGCTGACCCTCGCCGTGGTGCTCGCCGACGTGATCGCACAACGGTTCGAGGTCGGGGTGACGCGACTGCGCGACCTGGCCCTGCTCGGCGGGGTGGGCCCCGGGGTGTTCCTGGTCCAGCAGCTGCTCGTGCTGATCGCGGGCGCGATCGGCGTCGTCCTGGTCGCCCGGTCGCGGCGGACGGAGTTCTCACCCGCGGTCGGGGTGCTCATCCCCGCGCACAATGAGGCACACGGCATCGCGGAGACCATCGCCGCCCTCGACCGCGCAGCCGGGGTGTATGCCGGCTCGGTCCACCTCTACGTGGTCGACAACGTCTCGATCGACCACACGGCGCGGATCGCCCAGAGAGCGATCGCCCGCACGACCCACCTGACCGCGACCATGCTCAGCTGCGACACGCCAGGCAAGGCGAAGGCGCTCAACTACGGCCTCCTCCGGATCACCGAGCCCTTCGTCGTCCGGATCGACGCCGACGTCGTGATCGGGGAGGACTGCCTCGCGCTCGCGATGCGGCACTTCACCGACGCGCGCGTCGGCGCCGTGGGCGGCGTGCCGCTGCCGGCTCACGAGAAGACGTTCTTCGACCGGGCGCGGCTCGTCGAGGTGCTCGTGCGGCACGCCTTCTTCCAGGTCGCGCGGATGGGGTACGACGGGATCGTGGGGGTGCCCGGCATGCTCACCGCTTTCCGCCGCTCTGCCCTCGACGAGGCCGGCCCCATCCAGCAGGGGATGAACGGCGAGGACACCGACGTGGGCATGCGGTTGAACGCGATGGGATACCGCTCCATCGTCGAGCCACGTGCCCGCTACTCCACCGAGGTGCCGCGCACCTGGGCCCACATGCGGGAGCAGCGGACCCGGTGGTTCCGCAGCACGTACCACGTGGCGGGCCACAACCGGCGCGAGCTGCTGCGGACCAGGTCGATGGCGGGCGCCGTGGTGCTGCCGTTCGGGCTGTTGAACGCGGCCCGACGCGCGATGCTCCTGCCTATCCTCCTCTTCGCAGTCCTCGTACTCGGCGCCTTCCCGCGGACCTTCGCGGGTCTGCGCTGGCAGCCGGTCGTGGCCATGGGAATCGGGCTGCCGGCGCTGGTCGCCATCGTGGTGTGCCTCCTGCTGCGTCAGCCCAAGGCGTTGCTCTACATCCCCGAGTACCTGGTGTTCCGACTGATCCGCGGGTACTTCACGCTCGCGGCGGTGCTGAGCCTGCGGTTCCCGCCGCTGGCGGCCCCGGGCCGGCGAGAGGCCCCTGCGCCAGCCGGTGAGGCGCCACCTCGGGGTCCCGGCGCCCCCCGCCAAGGCCCACCAGACGACAGGGCGCCTCCACCTACAGGCGGGTGA
- a CDS encoding GNAT family N-acetyltransferase encodes MHVATRLLSVEDAEEITVLLRENREFLAPWDPTRGDDYFLVDTQREIAAQGIEAHSRGAMLPLVILEEGGAIAGRINLNGITRGAFQSAALGYWVSERANGRGLATRAVAEVVQRAFGE; translated from the coding sequence GTGCACGTCGCGACGCGTCTCCTGTCCGTCGAGGACGCCGAGGAGATCACGGTGCTGCTGCGGGAGAACCGCGAGTTCCTCGCGCCGTGGGACCCGACGCGCGGCGACGACTACTTCCTCGTCGACACGCAGCGCGAGATCGCGGCGCAGGGCATCGAGGCCCATTCCCGAGGCGCCATGCTTCCGCTCGTGATTCTCGAGGAGGGCGGCGCGATCGCTGGGCGGATCAACCTCAACGGCATCACACGCGGCGCATTCCAGTCCGCCGCGCTGGGCTACTGGGTGAGCGAGAGGGCGAACGGCCGTGGACTCGCGACACGGGCGGTCGCCGAGGTCGTCCAGCGCGCCTTCGGTGAGTGA
- a CDS encoding PKD domain-containing protein has translation MTTATAADVSPPSTSRANAPDAESEITAGLAPQPLARAAVTASTETITFSEFANGSSITTQYVQRGIRFGGDSPFITDDGSNPTSPVLSGTPMFQGAIEGIFVSPNGAARTVDTLSLDVGYIDTPHSTAVNVYGADGSLLLSVDLAAGGIVHTTINQVGIARFRVESISDEPAGFAIDNVSFPTPGPSGGVADTYVALGDSFQSGQAAEDYLPGTDEGSGNGCRRSANAYPRVMTDIGQVDLTLDFRACSGATISSLINGMNGEESQLTALNSKTRLVTVGIVGNDLDFGPVIGDCVISSGGGWKPWDWFRSCEHNQGDQVEEKVQSLIDGTIQDELYGLYRDIRHRAPYARVIVVNYPKFFPERGHDGWNGCEWIRVSDQEWINSNIVRSNNVITRTALKAGFESVDMSDVLEGHEECTDVPAIKGVAVTDKNSSFHPNSLGHLYMALRIGDRLDRIVRPSYTVHQGETVTGTYTIHGSAFTLNTSWPGSDIVTTLISPSGERYTRDDPLGAEHGNGPTWEYFSIPNPEPGEWTVEYYGADVAADGEPLTVHALDETPVNQPPTAAIAVKRSGSTVTFDASGSTDSDGTVSDYLWDFGDGTTATGPTVTRQFAPGSYEVALVATDDDGERGFASAPFTVATDPSSVAMYSGSSFTATNALNLDGSGADLLVNGDFSCNSDVHIGGNVTATGNVYLTNRCRIDGTVWAGGTVRADSTPQVGGSVWAGGQITLQSTVKVGGHVATRGNLVVSDGKTVAQLRASGAIGGDVFTAATDLPSPPTPTAGAADVGAPAGATSVSWGAWLKAIATQANAPAWSSAFSANPGCALASWSVGTSNVQVGKDTYVDARAVASTCSTVSLQGVKVDLRGDLTLVVDSFSSTNGLVVTASDGKPHRLRVISVAGAGSSVHLVGPTTVDRLVKVELVTPGTVQIDGTTDLTGTVSAGRVRTSGAVTLHTPRAS, from the coding sequence GTGACCACCGCCACCGCCGCCGACGTGAGCCCTCCGTCGACCTCCCGAGCGAACGCGCCCGACGCCGAGAGCGAGATCACGGCGGGTCTCGCGCCGCAACCGCTGGCCCGCGCCGCGGTCACGGCCAGCACCGAGACGATCACCTTCTCTGAGTTCGCCAATGGCTCGTCGATCACGACGCAGTACGTCCAGCGCGGGATCCGGTTCGGCGGCGATTCCCCGTTCATCACGGATGACGGTTCCAACCCCACCAGCCCCGTGCTGTCGGGGACGCCGATGTTCCAGGGCGCGATCGAGGGCATCTTTGTCAGTCCGAACGGCGCCGCCCGCACCGTCGACACCCTGAGCCTGGACGTCGGCTACATCGACACGCCGCACTCGACCGCCGTGAACGTGTACGGCGCCGACGGCTCTCTGCTCCTGTCGGTCGACCTCGCCGCCGGCGGCATCGTGCACACCACGATCAACCAGGTCGGGATCGCCAGGTTCCGGGTCGAGTCCATCAGCGACGAGCCCGCAGGATTCGCGATCGACAACGTCAGCTTTCCCACGCCCGGCCCGTCGGGCGGCGTCGCCGACACCTACGTCGCACTTGGGGACAGCTTCCAGTCCGGCCAGGCGGCCGAGGACTACCTGCCCGGAACCGACGAGGGCAGTGGCAACGGCTGCCGCCGGTCTGCGAACGCGTACCCGCGGGTAATGACGGACATCGGCCAGGTCGATCTGACGCTCGACTTCCGCGCCTGCTCGGGCGCCACGATCTCGTCCCTGATCAACGGCATGAACGGCGAAGAGTCCCAGCTCACCGCGCTCAACTCGAAAACCCGGCTCGTGACCGTCGGCATCGTGGGTAACGACCTCGACTTCGGACCCGTGATCGGCGACTGCGTCATCAGTTCTGGCGGCGGCTGGAAGCCCTGGGACTGGTTCCGCTCGTGCGAGCACAACCAGGGTGACCAGGTCGAGGAGAAGGTCCAGAGCCTGATCGACGGCACCATCCAGGACGAGCTCTACGGTCTCTACCGCGACATCCGTCACCGGGCGCCGTACGCGCGCGTGATCGTGGTCAACTACCCGAAGTTCTTCCCGGAGCGGGGGCACGACGGGTGGAACGGCTGCGAGTGGATCCGGGTCTCCGACCAGGAATGGATCAACAGCAACATCGTCCGGTCGAACAACGTGATCACGCGGACCGCGCTGAAGGCAGGCTTCGAGAGCGTCGACATGTCCGACGTCCTGGAGGGTCATGAGGAGTGCACGGACGTGCCCGCGATCAAGGGAGTGGCGGTCACGGACAAGAACTCGTCATTCCACCCGAACAGCCTCGGACACCTGTACATGGCGCTGCGGATCGGCGACCGGCTGGACCGAATCGTCCGCCCGTCGTACACCGTCCACCAGGGTGAGACCGTCACGGGCACGTACACGATCCACGGTTCGGCGTTCACGCTGAACACCTCCTGGCCGGGCAGCGACATCGTGACGACGCTGATCTCGCCGTCGGGTGAGCGCTACACCCGGGACGACCCGCTCGGCGCCGAGCACGGCAACGGTCCGACGTGGGAGTACTTCTCGATCCCCAACCCTGAGCCGGGCGAGTGGACCGTCGAGTACTACGGCGCCGACGTCGCCGCGGACGGTGAGCCGCTCACGGTCCACGCACTCGACGAGACCCCGGTGAACCAGCCCCCGACGGCAGCCATCGCCGTCAAGCGCTCCGGTTCCACGGTGACCTTCGACGCATCCGGCTCGACCGACTCGGACGGGACCGTCAGCGACTACCTGTGGGACTTCGGCGACGGGACCACCGCCACCGGCCCGACGGTCACCCGCCAGTTCGCGCCCGGCAGCTACGAGGTGGCGCTGGTCGCGACCGACGACGACGGCGAGCGTGGCTTCGCGAGTGCGCCCTTCACGGTGGCCACCGACCCGAGCTCGGTGGCCATGTACTCGGGCTCCTCGTTCACCGCGACGAACGCCCTCAACCTGGACGGCAGTGGAGCTGACCTGCTGGTCAACGGTGACTTCTCCTGCAATAGCGACGTCCACATCGGCGGGAACGTCACCGCGACGGGCAACGTCTACCTCACCAACCGGTGCCGCATCGACGGAACCGTGTGGGCCGGGGGAACCGTTCGTGCGGACTCGACCCCCCAGGTGGGCGGCTCCGTGTGGGCCGGCGGGCAGATCACCCTCCAGTCGACTGTCAAGGTCGGCGGGCACGTCGCCACCCGCGGCAACCTCGTCGTGAGCGACGGCAAGACCGTCGCGCAGCTGCGCGCATCCGGTGCGATCGGCGGCGACGTCTTCACGGCTGCGACCGACCTGCCGTCTCCGCCGACGCCGACCGCCGGCGCGGCGGACGTCGGCGCACCTGCCGGGGCGACCTCCGTCAGCTGGGGAGCGTGGTTGAAGGCGATCGCGACGCAGGCGAACGCGCCGGCCTGGTCGTCGGCGTTCTCCGCGAACCCGGGCTGTGCGCTGGCCTCGTGGTCGGTCGGCACCTCGAACGTGCAGGTCGGTAAAGACACCTACGTGGACGCGCGCGCGGTGGCATCCACGTGCTCAACCGTGTCGCTGCAAGGCGTGAAGGTCGACCTGCGGGGTGACCTGACCCTGGTCGTCGACTCCTTCAGCTCGACCAACGGCCTGGTGGTGACGGCGTCGGACGGGAAGCCCCATCGCCTCCGCGTGATCTCGGTGGCGGGGGCCGGCTCCTCGGTCCACCTCGTCGGGCCGACCACTGTGGATCGACTCGTGAAGGTCGAGCTCGTCACGCCCGGTACCGTGCAGATCGATGGCACGACAGACCTGACCGGCACGGTCTCGGCTGGTCGGGTCCGGACCTCAGGAGCGGTCACCCTGCACACGCCAAGGGCGTCATGA